Within Microterricola gilva, the genomic segment GGTGGCCGCGGCCGCCGCACGGGCATTCTGGGCCGTCGGGGATGACGATCGAGTGCCCGATCTCGCCGGCGTAGCCGCCCGCGAGGTGCGGTTTGCCGTCGATGAAGAACGCGCCGGCGATGCCGGTGCCGATCACGAGGACCGCGGCATCCAGCGCCCCGCGTGCCGCGCCGAGCCGGAACTCCGCCTCGCCTGCGCCGCGCACATCGTGGCTGAACGCCACCGGCATGCCGAGGCCGGCCTCGCCGAGTTGCCTGAACGGCGCGTCACGCCATCCGAGGTTGCTGGAGAACACCCCGATCCCGTTCTCGTCGTCGACGAGCCCTGGCACGAGGATGCCGGCCGCGCGCGGTGTCACCTCGGGAAAGCGCGCGGCGTAGCCGGCAGCGATCTCGCGGGCGACCGCGACGACGGCCTGCGGCGTCTCGGCGCCGGCGAGCGGCGTCGGGGTGCGCGTGAGACCGAGCATCGTGCCATCGCCGGCGAACAGTGCCGACTTCATGTCGGTGCCGCCGACGTCGAAGGCGAGCACGGCGTCGCCGTGACCGAGCGGAAGCGGGGAGTTCAGTGTGATCACGCGCCCAGAATGACAGATCGCGTGAGGTTGCGCGGCTGGTCGGCGTTCAGGCCCTTGGCGCGGGCACGCTCGAGCGAGACGCGCTGCGCGCGGATGAGGTCGGCAAGCGGGTCGAGCGAGCTGTTCTCGAAGCGCGCGCCGGTGCGGGCGACATCCGCCGCCAGGCCGACGGGGGCCTCGCCGAACATCCAGGTGACGCGGCCGGGTGCGGCGATCGCGATCGGGCCGTGACGGTACTCCATGGCGGGGTACGACTCGGTCCAGGACTGCGATGCCTCGCGCATCTTGAGGCCGGCCTCGTGGGCGAGGCCGACGGTCCAGCCGCGGCCGAGGAAGCTGTACTGCTCTGCGGTGAGGAGTTCCTCGTCGAGCTCGGCGTCTACGGCGGTCTGCGCGTCGGCGATCGCGGCGTCGAGGTTCTCGCCGAGGGATGCGCGCAGGAATGCCAGGGCCGTGGTGGCGAAGCGGGTCTGCACGACCGACTGCTCGTCGGCGAACGGCAGCTTCACGAGGTCATCGACGTTGTCGACGAACGGCGAGTTGACGTCGCCGACGATTCCGATGATGCGCTTCTTGCCGCGCTGGGCGTTCACCAGCTCGAGCACCTCCGTGGTGGTGCCGGAGCGGGTGAGAGCGATGATCGCGTCGTAGTCGCGGTCGACGAAGGCCTCGGATGCCGCATAGGCATCGGTCAGGCCGAGGCCGGCCCGCTCACGCAGTTCGGAGTATGCCTGCGCCATGAACCACGAGGTGCCGCAGCCGACGATGGCGACCTTCTGGCCCGCGGCGGGGAGCAGCGCCTGCTCGGCGGTGAGCGCGACGGCGCGTGCCCAGACCTCTGGCTGCGACGCCAGCTCGAGGGCCATGTGTTCGGTCTGTGCGGGGGTGCTCTGGGGCATGGGATCTCCTCGAAGGTTGCGCCTGAGCAGCCGCCTCGACGATGTGCTCACGATGACACTCAAAATGATTGCTTCTGACTCTATCTGCTGTCAAGTGATCAGTTCAACGCTCGAAATGCAGGGTTCTTTCCAGAAAGCTGATTTGTAAGGACGGTTTATAAACACCCGGTAACGATTCGGACGAGGTGTTGACGGGGCGGCCATTGCGAGTAATGATTTCGATCACCCAGTGAACGGTCTTGATTGTTTACAGGATGAAACAGTCACGAAACATCAGACGAGCACGCTCGATCCAATGTTTCCGGCGAAACGCACTGTCGCGTGATGGTCCTTCGGCGACAGAGCATCCCAACAAGAGTGAGGAAGCACTATGAAGAAGACTCTGCGCGTCGGTGCCATGGTCGCCACCGCGGCACTGGCCACCATGACGCTCGCATCCTGCGGATTCGGCGGCGGTTCGAACGAGGGCGGTGACAGCAGCGGCTCCGGCACGACGCTCAACCTTCTCGTCCCGAGCTACTCCGACAACACCCAGGGCCTCTGGGAAGACGTCATCGCAGGGTTCGAAGAGGCGAACCCCGACATCGACGTCAAGCTCGAGGTTCAGTCGTGGGACAACCTTGACTCGGTCATCACCACCAAGGTCTCCGGCGGCCAGGCTCCCGACATCTACAACGGTGGTCCATTCGCCGGCTTCGCAGCGGATGACCTGCTCTACACGACCGAAGAGGTCGTCTCGCCCGACACCTATTCGGACTTCCAGGACACCTTCATCAAGAACGCCTCGGTCGACGGCACGGCGTACGGCCTCCCGCTGATCGCCTCCGCACGCGCGCTCTTCGTCAACAACGACCTGCTCGAGCAGGCCGGCGCGACGATCCCCACCACCTGGGACGAGCTCCTCGAGTCGGCCAAGAAGGTCTCGGCGCTCGGCAACGGTGTTGCCGGCTACGGCATGCCGCTCGGTTCGGAAGAGGCACAGGCCGAGGCAGCCGTGTGGCTGTGGGGCGGCGGCGGCACCTTCGGTGACGCGCAGGAGATCACGATCGACACCCCCGAGAACCTCGTGGGCGCCGAGTTCATCCAGAAGATGGTTTCAGAGGGCGCGACGCAGGCCGACGCCGGCTCGACCGACCGCAGCCCGCTGATGGACATCTTCGTCCAGGGCAAGATCGGCATGCAGGTCGGCCTCCCGCCGACAGTCGGACAGATCGCGGACGGCAACCCGGACCTGAACTACACGATCGCCCCGATCCCCACCAAGGACGGCAGCGCGCTGACCGTCGGCGTCGCCGACCACCTGATGGCGTTCAAGAACGACGGCAAGAAGCAGGAAGCGATCACGAAGTTCTTCGACTACTACTTCTCGCCCGATGTCTACGTGCCGTGGGTGCAGACGGAGGGCTTCCTGCCCACCACCAAGTCCGGTGCAGAGGCGCTGAACGGCGAGGAGGCGCTCAAGCCCTTCCTCGACGCGCTGCCCGCCGCACAGTTCTACCCGAGCACGAACCCCAACTGGTCGGCCACCGACGCCGCGTTCAAGGCGCTCTTCGGCCAGCTCGCACAGGGCAAGGACGCCGCGACGGTTCTCCAGGAGATCCAGGCTCAGTCCGACGCCGGCTAGGCGACAGAACCAACACCCGTGGGATCGATGAAGGCAGTGACATGAGCAACGCAACACACAAGAAAACATCGATCCCCGCGGGGGCGGCCACCGGCCGCCCCCGCGCCGGGGCGGGCGGCAAGGACCTGGTGGCGGCGCTGCCGTGGATCGGTCCCGTACTGATACTGATCGTCGGAGTGGTGTTCTTCCCCGCCGGCGTCATGTTCTTCAACTCCACGCGTGACATCAGCCAGAGCGGGGTCGACAAGGGCTCCGTCGGCTTCGCCAACTACCTCGAGGTCTTCAACTTCGCCTACTTCTGGCCGATCTTCGGCCGCACCATCGTCTGGGTGGTCGCCGTCGTCGTGCTGACCGTGCTGATCTCGCTCGGACTCGCCCAGCTGCTCAACAAGGCTTTTCCGGGTCGCCAGCTGGTGCGTCTCGCCGTGATCGTGCCGTGGGCGGCATCCGTCGTCATGACGACGATGGTCGTCTACTACGGGCTCGAGCCGTACTTCGGAATCATCAACAAGTTCCTCGTGGACATCGGCCTCATCGACACCCCGGAGGGCTACGGCTGGACCAGGAACGCCGACACGGCGTTCGCCTGGTCGATCGTGATCGCCGTCTTCGTGTCGCTGCCGTTCACGACCTACACGATCCTCGCCGGGCTGCAGACGATTCCCGGCGACGCCATCGAGGCGGCGAAGATGGACGGCGCAAGCCCTTCTCGCACCTACTTCAGCATCGTGCTGCCTCAGCTGCGCGGGGCGCTCGCCGTCGCCGTGCTGATCAACATCATCAACGTGTTCAACTCGCTCCCCATCCTCAAGGTGATGACGGGATCGATACCCGGCTACGACGCCGACACCATCATGACGATGATCTTCAAATACATCCAGAACCAGCACAAGATCGATGTCGCCAGTGCGCTGAGCGTCGTCGCATTCGTGATCGTGATCGTGATCGTGGCGATCTACGTCAAGGTCGTCAAGCCCATGAAGGAGGTCTGATCGTGACTGCAACAACCACGCCGGACCGCGCGTCAGAGACGCAGAACGCCTCCCGCCCGCCGATCACGCGCAAGCGCCGCTACACGGAAGACCAGGTCTCGGCCGGCCGTGTCGCCTGGCGCATGGCCGCTGGTCTCGCCGTGCTGCTGATCTTCATCCTGCCGTACGTCATCATGTTCTTCGGCTCGGTCAAGTCCAAGTCGGAGATCCGCTCCGTCGACCCGACCTACTTCCCGACGGAGTGGCACTGGGACAACTACATCACCATGTGGTCGACACCGGAGACCCCGCTGGTGCAGAACCTCATCTCGACGATCGTCATCTCGGTGTTCGCGACGTTGCTGGTGCTGCTCGTCGCGCTGCCGGCCGCCTACTACACGGCGAGGGCTCGCTTCCCCGGTCGCATGATCTTCCTCTTCCTGGTGATCGTCACCCAGATGCTGCAGCCGGCCGTGCTGACATCCGGTCTGTTCCGGCAGTTCGTCACCCTCGGGCTCTCCGACACCTGGCTGGCCATGATCCTCGTGAACGCCGCGTTCAACCTCTCGTTCGCGGTGTGGATCATGCACAGCTTCTTCGCCGGCATCCCGAAGGAGGTCGATGAGGCGGCGCAGATCGACGGCGCCGGCCGACTGACCGTGCTGTTCAGGATCAACCTGCCCCTCGTCTGGCCCGGCATCGTCACGGCGATCGTCTTCACCTTCGTCGCCTGCTGGAACGAGTTCGCGGCATCGCTCGTGATCCTCTCCACCGCGGGCAACCAGCCGCTCTCCGTC encodes:
- a CDS encoding ROK family protein: MITLNSPLPLGHGDAVLAFDVGGTDMKSALFAGDGTMLGLTRTPTPLAGAETPQAVVAVAREIAAGYAARFPEVTPRAAGILVPGLVDDENGIGVFSSNLGWRDAPFRQLGEAGLGMPVAFSHDVRGAGEAEFRLGAARGALDAAVLVIGTGIAGAFFIDGKPHLAGGYAGEIGHSIVIPDGPECPCGGRGHLEMLASAGAIVRRYAELSGETLDGARAVLQRAQAGDATAQAVWDGAVYALALGISQVVTIIAPEVVVLGGGLAQAGPALFEPLERTLDGMLTFHRRPRLIGAQIGEDAGLLGAALRARDLSATTEHGA
- a CDS encoding SIS domain-containing protein; its protein translation is MPQSTPAQTEHMALELASQPEVWARAVALTAEQALLPAAGQKVAIVGCGTSWFMAQAYSELRERAGLGLTDAYAASEAFVDRDYDAIIALTRSGTTTEVLELVNAQRGKKRIIGIVGDVNSPFVDNVDDLVKLPFADEQSVVQTRFATTALAFLRASLGENLDAAIADAQTAVDAELDEELLTAEQYSFLGRGWTVGLAHEAGLKMREASQSWTESYPAMEYRHGPIAIAAPGRVTWMFGEAPVGLAADVARTGARFENSSLDPLADLIRAQRVSLERARAKGLNADQPRNLTRSVILGA
- a CDS encoding extracellular solute-binding protein, whose protein sequence is MKKTLRVGAMVATAALATMTLASCGFGGGSNEGGDSSGSGTTLNLLVPSYSDNTQGLWEDVIAGFEEANPDIDVKLEVQSWDNLDSVITTKVSGGQAPDIYNGGPFAGFAADDLLYTTEEVVSPDTYSDFQDTFIKNASVDGTAYGLPLIASARALFVNNDLLEQAGATIPTTWDELLESAKKVSALGNGVAGYGMPLGSEEAQAEAAVWLWGGGGTFGDAQEITIDTPENLVGAEFIQKMVSEGATQADAGSTDRSPLMDIFVQGKIGMQVGLPPTVGQIADGNPDLNYTIAPIPTKDGSALTVGVADHLMAFKNDGKKQEAITKFFDYYFSPDVYVPWVQTEGFLPTTKSGAEALNGEEALKPFLDALPAAQFYPSTNPNWSATDAAFKALFGQLAQGKDAATVLQEIQAQSDAG
- a CDS encoding carbohydrate ABC transporter permease — its product is MSNATHKKTSIPAGAATGRPRAGAGGKDLVAALPWIGPVLILIVGVVFFPAGVMFFNSTRDISQSGVDKGSVGFANYLEVFNFAYFWPIFGRTIVWVVAVVVLTVLISLGLAQLLNKAFPGRQLVRLAVIVPWAASVVMTTMVVYYGLEPYFGIINKFLVDIGLIDTPEGYGWTRNADTAFAWSIVIAVFVSLPFTTYTILAGLQTIPGDAIEAAKMDGASPSRTYFSIVLPQLRGALAVAVLINIINVFNSLPILKVMTGSIPGYDADTIMTMIFKYIQNQHKIDVASALSVVAFVIVIVIVAIYVKVVKPMKEV
- a CDS encoding carbohydrate ABC transporter permease, translating into MTATTTPDRASETQNASRPPITRKRRYTEDQVSAGRVAWRMAAGLAVLLIFILPYVIMFFGSVKSKSEIRSVDPTYFPTEWHWDNYITMWSTPETPLVQNLISTIVISVFATLLVLLVALPAAYYTARARFPGRMIFLFLVIVTQMLQPAVLTSGLFRQFVTLGLSDTWLAMILVNAAFNLSFAVWIMHSFFAGIPKEVDEAAQIDGAGRLTVLFRINLPLVWPGIVTAIVFTFVACWNEFAASLVILSTAGNQPLSVALTKFVGQYETSWQYVFGVSIVAIIPVVVLFMLIEKRLVGGLTAGSVK